The following proteins are encoded in a genomic region of Gimesia algae:
- a CDS encoding type 1 periplasmic-binding domain-containing protein, with translation MPTRKQITMLLSFLGLMLTVQAAWAIEFGIGQSKEELGLKYELFVNDHGTGRVTVVLDIVDAGKLKPINSISLYIPAEGKTGRPDLLVSLATKIVDGKTQVRAHLTKELAERAQLQLKTTSDPRTDTTNRLLFYHPRG, from the coding sequence ATGCCGACACGCAAACAGATCACCATGCTCTTGAGTTTTCTGGGGCTGATGTTGACGGTGCAGGCTGCCTGGGCGATTGAGTTTGGAATCGGGCAGTCGAAGGAAGAACTTGGACTCAAATATGAGCTGTTCGTTAACGATCATGGTACCGGTCGCGTGACCGTGGTACTGGATATTGTGGATGCCGGGAAGCTGAAACCCATTAATTCCATTTCGCTCTACATTCCGGCTGAGGGAAAAACAGGTCGACCCGATTTATTGGTCTCGCTGGCAACTAAAATAGTTGACGGAAAAACTCAGGTTCGGGCACACCTGACAAAAGAACTGGCCGAACGCGCCCAGTTGCAACTGAAAACAACAAGCGACCCGCGAACCGACACCACTAACCGGTTATTATTTTACCATCCACGTGGATGA
- a CDS encoding HEAT repeat domain-containing protein codes for MRRAFPVLLSTLLIVSCIPSLVWSMGEETFGNQPLNALNYKDWPGIMPVINHESRVYHVWVNGNEYAYYHGEIDALNDVLQKFAATNQKQHEVVLRPGPASTKSFRQTKTIPFHWDLHLVGGIARTMAKKDQGEKIWNPYPMLSIYVDETIPLEKLKIPAGVTLLELADLEKRFSGGLASTDITVRGWDAGQLANLNPYSTSNRNAIAKLLDDNEVWVRLNAAGALAVFGKKATPLLPDLRARLNTDDAALKKRLTETIKIIEAAPDKSKYEKQHQETLKQISQFLKAQKK; via the coding sequence ATGCGACGCGCGTTTCCGGTTTTATTATCTACCCTGCTGATCGTGAGTTGTATTCCTTCCCTCGTCTGGTCTATGGGGGAAGAAACGTTTGGTAATCAACCGTTAAACGCGTTGAATTACAAGGACTGGCCGGGCATTATGCCGGTCATCAATCATGAGAGCCGCGTCTATCATGTCTGGGTGAATGGAAATGAGTATGCTTACTACCACGGCGAGATTGATGCGCTGAACGATGTGCTGCAGAAATTTGCCGCCACAAACCAGAAACAGCATGAAGTCGTCCTGCGACCTGGCCCCGCTTCCACAAAGTCATTTCGACAGACAAAAACGATCCCCTTCCACTGGGATCTGCATCTGGTGGGCGGAATTGCCCGGACCATGGCAAAGAAAGATCAGGGCGAAAAGATCTGGAACCCGTACCCGATGCTGAGCATCTATGTGGATGAGACAATCCCGCTGGAGAAACTCAAAATACCCGCCGGGGTCACGCTACTGGAATTAGCCGATCTGGAAAAGCGGTTTTCCGGGGGACTGGCCAGTACCGATATTACGGTGCGCGGCTGGGACGCCGGCCAGCTGGCGAATCTCAATCCCTACAGTACCAGCAACAGGAACGCCATTGCAAAACTGCTGGACGACAACGAAGTCTGGGTGCGACTGAATGCCGCCGGGGCGCTGGCTGTCTTTGGAAAAAAAGCGACACCCCTGCTGCCGGATCTGCGTGCCAGGCTCAACACCGATGATGCAGCGTTGAAAAAACGGCTCACAGAGACGATTAAAATCATCGAAGCAGCACCTGATAAATCAAAGTATGAAAAACAACATCAGGAAACGCTCAAACAGATCAGCCAGTTTCTGAAAGCGCAGAAAAAATAA
- a CDS encoding DUF1877 family protein: protein MGVTNGFLRLSRDEYLTLENDASAFEQRCREYGSADYLDMDKAGYELLFMFSPPAVDLDDAKAESHLPAITELLSAGTVLHHQIDFGYGPAQRLSEDTMQSSLEEFQTLDYDQCYAMASTDLMSELLMIELDEDMFREYHWSYLQSLGQFIKEAVERKMVVLRY from the coding sequence ATGGGTGTGACGAATGGCTTCTTACGACTTTCGCGAGACGAATATTTGACGCTTGAGAATGATGCATCTGCATTCGAACAACGCTGCCGCGAATATGGATCTGCAGACTATCTCGATATGGACAAGGCTGGTTACGAACTCCTGTTTATGTTCAGTCCCCCAGCAGTCGATCTCGATGATGCAAAAGCGGAATCTCACCTCCCGGCGATTACTGAGCTGTTAAGTGCTGGCACGGTCCTGCATCACCAGATTGATTTTGGTTACGGGCCGGCCCAGCGTCTTTCCGAGGACACAATGCAGTCCTCCCTGGAAGAATTTCAAACACTTGACTACGACCAGTGTTACGCTATGGCGTCGACTGATTTGATGTCTGAATTGTTGATGATTGAGCTAGATGAGGACATGTTTCGAGAATATCACTGGTCTTATCTTCAATCGCTGGGTCAATTCATCAAGGAGGCTGTGGAGCGAAAAATGGTAGTACTCCGCTACTGA